In Spirosoma aureum, a single genomic region encodes these proteins:
- the atpH gene encoding ATP synthase F1 subunit delta codes for MAVATVASRYAKSLLDLAQEQGITETLYKDMRLFKQTVDQSRPLLLMLKNPIVRSEKKSAVLKAAFEKRLNPVTMSFLQIITKKNREPIMDAIAEAFITQYDKLKGVERATVITTVPLTDALREKFKAIVLKTTGGKLVELEEKIDQKLIGGYVLRVGDQQIDGSIRNQLNELRLQFLN; via the coding sequence TTTGGCGCAGGAGCAGGGCATAACGGAAACGTTATATAAAGACATGCGGCTATTCAAGCAAACAGTAGACCAAAGCCGTCCACTGTTGCTGATGCTAAAGAACCCTATCGTTCGGTCGGAGAAGAAAAGCGCGGTGTTAAAAGCTGCGTTTGAAAAACGGCTCAACCCAGTAACGATGTCGTTCCTGCAAATTATTACCAAAAAGAACCGGGAACCCATCATGGACGCTATTGCCGAAGCGTTTATCACCCAGTATGATAAGTTGAAAGGTGTTGAACGGGCAACGGTTATCACGACAGTTCCGCTCACCGACGCGCTTCGCGAGAAATTTAAAGCGATAGTGCTGAAAACAACAGGTGGCAAATTGGTTGAACTGGAAGAAAAAATTGATCAGAAGTTGATTGGCGGCTACGTTCTGCGTGTTGGCGATCAACAGATCGATGGTTCGATTCGCAACCAATTGAATGAGCTACGATTGCAGTTCCTGAATTAA